The sequence below is a genomic window from Bosea sp. F3-2.
GACGCATTTGTCCGGGATGGCCCTAGGGATGCAAGAGCGATCGATCAGCGCTGGGCGGTGCGCTCGAACTGGCGCAGCATCTGGTTGCCGCGCTCGGCCGCCGCGTCCAGCGCCGCCTGCGGCGACTTCTGGCCGTTCAGCGCCGCCTCCAGCTCCTCCGACCAGATGTCGCGGATCTGGACGAGGCTGCCGTAGCGCAGGCCCTTCGAGTTGTCGGTCGGGGTCTTGTTGGTCAGCTCCAGGATCGGGGTCTCGAGATAGGGCTTGTCCTTGTAGAAGCCGGAAGCCTTGACCTTCTCGTAAGCCGCCTTGGTGATCGGCAGATAGCCCGACTCGGTGTGCAGCTTCACCTGACGGTCGACATCCGAGAGGAAGGTGAAGAACTTGGCGACACCCTTGTACTCGTCAGCCTTCTTGCCACCCATCACCCACAGCGAGGCGCCGCCAATGATCGAGTTCTGCGGCGCACCCTGCACGTCCGGATAATACGGCATCGGCGCGTTGCCCCAGTCGAACTTGGCATTCGCCTTGACGTTGCCGAAGAAGCCCGAGGAGGTCAGGAAGATCGGGCACTCGCCCGAGGTGAAGCGGCCCTCGCCGTTATTGGTGCGGCCGGAATAATCGTAGGTCTTGTCCTTCTGCAGCTCGACCAGATTGGTCCAGTGCTTGAGGAAGGCCGGGCTCTTGTTGAAGTTCAGCACGGCGTCGAAGCCAGCCATGCCGTTGACCTTGGTCGAGAGCGCCACGTTATGCCAGGCGCCGAACTGCTCGATATTGGCCCAGGTCGCCCAGGCATTCGAGACGCCGCACTTGTCATAGCCGGCAGCCTTCAGCTTCTTGGCGGCCTCGAAGGTCTCGGGCCAGGTCTTCGGCGGCTTCGCCGGATCGAGGCCCGCCTTCTTGAAGGCGTCCTTGTTGTACCACATCACCATCGAGGAGGAGTTGAACGGCATCGAGAGCATGTCGCCCTTAGCCGTCGAATAATAGCCGGTGATCGCGGGGAGATAGGCGTTCGGGTCGAACT
It includes:
- the ugpB gene encoding sn-glycerol-3-phosphate ABC transporter substrate-binding protein UgpB; this encodes MTIKSRILMSVAAFALAGTAPALAQTEIQWWHALTGANNDVVVKLAEDFNASQKDYKVVPVYKGSYPDTLNAGIAAFRAGQAPHILQVFEVGTGTMMSAKGAIKPVHEVMKEAGEKFDPNAYLPAITGYYSTAKGDMLSMPFNSSSMVMWYNKDAFKKAGLDPAKPPKTWPETFEAAKKLKAAGYDKCGVSNAWATWANIEQFGAWHNVALSTKVNGMAGFDAVLNFNKSPAFLKHWTNLVELQKDKTYDYSGRTNNGEGRFTSGECPIFLTSSGFFGNVKANAKFDWGNAPMPYYPDVQGAPQNSIIGGASLWVMGGKKADEYKGVAKFFTFLSDVDRQVKLHTESGYLPITKAAYEKVKASGFYKDKPYLETPILELTNKTPTDNSKGLRYGSLVQIRDIWSEELEAALNGQKSPQAALDAAAERGNQMLRQFERTAQR